One Aegilops tauschii subsp. strangulata cultivar AL8/78 chromosome 7, Aet v6.0, whole genome shotgun sequence genomic window carries:
- the LOC141027393 gene encoding uncharacterized protein codes for MADNQWMYSGFFRRNQVTTECVEKTDVFLKEIFHSPMRMVPECPCAKCKRCMRRDKSEMTKHLRTHGFMPNFNMPINFAQQDRGREEVIRQCVAGYEDDGVRDILDDVFAAQPTPPSHSANEPEETEETAKAFLDTLASSKKPLYEGAKLSVLDAISQLMAVKAEYGCSRGCFEAFLGVWANSLPEGHELPKTMYATKKIMKALSMDYEKIYVCPKNCLLFRHEYADDNYCRMCGSSRLQRLFITEESAKMIKWHKEGKRYNPKKFVNPSEGEAWNSFDIEYPEEAVEAGNVRIAISGDGFNPYGMSSNPYSCWLGKAKAKAKAKPQAKTRARAKEKVKGKKCFEGYGETHKWTHITPFMQLPYFKDLKLPYNSDVMHTEKNVAESLFRTILNIPDKTKDNVNARVDQQNICDRPRLHMQPPTGSQKSWFKPDADFVLKKDHKMEAFKWLKHFVKFTDGYASNISKGVNLSTGKVTGLKSHDYHVWLEQIMPVMVRGYVPERLWRVLAELSHFFCTLCAKEVCPEMIKEMHKKAPELICKLEKIFPPGFFTPMTHLTLHLANEVLLGGPVQNRWQYGPERQNKHLRQKCGNKAKIEASIAEAVVLEEVADLRTAYYPDHVPTLHNKVSRDNTEEPKYKPKLPLFIGQGGRAGCSTPYIMPRDEWEDVMFYILHNIKEVEDEWMSRFVDEEWTGMLPPTKVEALALLRKGADGRKIFVAWFMEKKEYLKGWEVVFKVSPHGKLPDPNDDDYYNINPMTYEGVFFQEEHDDVVRNKDDDDLGYVDLDPNDDDARIDGEAVVNQRDIIMLEKLNEDIDDEEEPPPPSDNEEDMHDSDDETSQQIDYNSDDSYGF; via the exons ATGGCAGATAATCAGTGGATGTATAGTGGGTTTTTCCGTCGGAATCAAGTAACAACAGAGTGCGTCGAGAAAACCGATGTGTTTTTGAAAGAGATATTCCATAGTCCAATGAGGATGGTGCCAGAATGCCCGTGTGCCAAATGTAAGAGATGTATGCGCAGAGATAAGAGTGAGATGACTAAGCACCTTCGCACGCATGGATTTATGCCCAACTTTAATATGCCGATAAACTTTGCCCAGCAGGACCGTGGTAGAGAGGAGGTGATACGACAATGCGTCGCTGGTTATGAGGACGATGGGGTTAGAGACATTCTGGATGATGTCTTTGCTGCACAGCCGACACCTCCGTCACATTCAGCAAATGAACCGGAGGAGACGGAGGAAACCGCAAAGGCCTTCCTGGATACCTTGGCCTCGTCAAAGAAACCTCTTTATGAGGGTGCCAAGCTGTCTGTGTTGGATGCCATCTCGCAACTGATGGCTGTCAAGGCTGAGTACGGCTGTAGCAGAGGTTGCTTCGAAGCATTTCTGGGTGTATGGGCTAACAGCCTGCCTGAGGGCCATGAACTGCCTAAAACCATGTACGCtacaaagaaaatcatgaaggcGCTCTCCATGGATTATGAGAAAATATATGTTTGTCCAAAGAATTGCCTTTTGTTTAGGCATGAGTATGCGGATGACAACTACTGTAGGATGTGCGGTTCCTCTCG ACTGCAGCGCCTTTTCATCACCGAGGAGTCTGCCAAAATGATCAAGTGGCACAAGGAAGGGAAAAGGTACAATCCAAAAAAATTTGTAAATCCATCAGAAGGTGAAGCATGGAATTCATTCGATATAGAGTACCCGGAGGAAGCAGTCGAGGCTGGGAATGTCAGAATTGCTATATCAGGTGATGGGTTCAATCCATATGGTATGTCGTCTAATCCATACAGCTGCTGGCTC GGAAAGGCAAAGGCAAAGGCAAAGGCAAAGCCACAGGCGAAGACGAGGGCGAGGGCAAAGGAAAAGGTAAAGggaaaaaaatgttttgaagGATATGGTGAGACGCACAAGTGGACTCACATTACCCCCTTCATGCAGCTTCCCTATTTTAAGGACCTCAAACTTCCATACAACAGCGACGTGATGCACACCGAAAAGAATGTCGCAGAGTCCCTTTTTCGCACGATCCTCAACATTCCTGATAAGACAAAGGATAATGTTAATGCTAGAGTCGATCAACAGAATATTTGTGATAGACCACGTCTACACATGCAGCCTCCCACAGGCAGTCAAAAATCTTGGTTCAAGCCAGATGCTGACTTCGTACTTAAAAAGGATCATAAGATGGAGGCATTCAAGTGGCTGAAACACTTCGTGAAGTTCACTGATGGTTATGCGTCGAATATAAGTAAGGGGGTCAATCTTTCAACGGGCAAAGTGACCGGGCTCAAGAGTCATGACTATCATGTATGGCTTGAGCAGATTATGCCGGTGATGGTTCGGGGCTATGTTCCCGAGCGTCTCTGGCGTGTGCTTGCGGAGTTAAGCCATTTCTTCTGCACGCTTTGTGCTAAAGAAGTATGTCCTGAGATGATAAAAGAAATGCATAAGAAGGCGCCGGAGTTGATATGCAAGCTAGAGAAGATCTTCCCGCCAGGCTTCTTTACTCCGATGACACATCTCACTTTGCACCTCGCAAATGAGGTATTGTTGGGGGGGCCTGTGCAGAATCGTTGGCAGTACGGCCCTGAGAGACAGAACAAGCATCTGAGACAGAAatgtggaaacaaagctaagattgAAGCTTCCATAGCTGAGGCAGTTGTCCTAGAGGAGGTGGCAGACCTCAGGACAGCGTACTATCCGGACCATGTTCCCACGCTGCACAATAAGGTGTCTCGAGACAATACAGAAGAACCCAAGTATAAACCCAAGCTACCTCTATTCATCGGGCAAGGTGGCAGGGCTGGATGCTCGACACCTTATATCATGCCACGAGATGAGTGGGAGGATGTCATGTTCTATATCTTGCACAACATCAAGGAAGTTGAGGACGAGTGGATGAG TCGATTCGTTGATGAAGAGTGGACGGGAATGCTGCCTCCTACTAAAGTGGAGGCACTTGCTCTTCTCCGAAAGGGTGCTGATGGAAGGAAAATTTTTGTTGCGTGGTTCATGGAGAAA AAAGAGTACCTAAAGGGTTGGGAAGTTGTGTTCAAGGTGTCGCCACATGGTAAGCTACCGGACCCGAACGATGATGATTACTACAACATAAACCCCATGACATATGAGGGAGTGTTCTTTCAAGAGGAACATGATGACGTGGTCCGAAACAAGGATGATGATGACTTGGGTTATGTTGACCTGGACCCAAACGACGACGATGCACGGATTGATGGTGAGGCAGTTGTGAATCAAAGAGACATAATTATGCTTGAAAAGTTAAATGAAGACATTGACGATGAGGAAGAGCCTCCACCTCCGTCAGACAACGAAGAAGATATgcatgatagtgatgatgagacCAGTCAACAAATAGATTACAATAGTGATGATTCATATGGGTTCTAG